Below is a window of Agathobacter rectalis ATCC 33656 DNA.
AACTTCTCCCTGGATGAATAAAAATTGTAAGCTACGTATACATAGTCTTTATTCACTTCATTGTAATCCCCACAGTACATCACACCTACACATAGCTTTGTGGCATCACACTCGCCTATCCAGGCATTCTTGCAGTGGTAGGACAAATCAGGATACCCAACAGCCTTGTAATCGCTGAATTTAAACGGCTTTGGACAGGAAATAACAGGATGCTCATCCCTGAATTTGATAAGTCTGGTTAAGAACCTGATGTTTTCCCTTCTGCTATGCTCATTTGACCAGTTCACCCAGCCTGTAGGGTTGTCCTGACAGTAAGCATTGTTGTTGCCATCCTGTGAATTACAGATCTCATCACCTGCCATAATCATAGGCACTCCCTGTGCCAAAAACAAAAGAAGCATGGCATCCTTCCACTTAAGTTTTCTTATCTCACGGATAAACCTCTTTCGCGAAGGACCCTCACAACCGTAATTATTGCTGAAATTCCATGAAGGACCATCAGCATTTTTCTCACCATTGGCCTCATTGTGGCGGTCATTGTACATGAATAAATCGCTCAGGGTAAAACCGTTATTGCTTGATATATAGTTTATAAATCCGACATTCTCCCCCTGCTTTTTCTGCTGGTTTAAAAGCTCATACATATTGCAGTTTATATGGTTTAACATCATACGCGCCGCAAACTGGTACTCCTCCTTGTCAATATAGAGATTTTCATATGTCCTGTTTTGCGGTACAACCGACATATCAAAGCCATCATAGAGTATCTTTGTCCGGCTAAGGAGAGCATCCTGCACAATCGCAGTAACAGGCAGCCTGTCCCCAAGCAGCTTAAAACCATCTACATGAAAGCTCATGACCCAGTATCTGAGCGCATCGAGTATCAGATTGTGGTCAGTTCTGTCCGGAAAATACATCTCTACGATACATTCCATGCCATTTTTGTGCAGCCTTTCAACGAGACGCCTAAGCTCATTGGAGGCATCTGAAGCGTCACTGGCATATGATGCTTTTACGGCAAAATAATTGCCGGAGGTATAGCCCCAAAAATTGACCTTGTCATTTTCTGTATGCACACTTTGCTCATCTTTTAAGGAATACTTCGGCTTTGCATATTCCGGAATATCGTGCTTTACAGGGATTGTCATTTCTTCAAACTCGTATACAGGCATGAGAAGAATTGAAGTAAAGCCTAATTTCTTGATGTAATTTATTCTGTCCGATACAGCCTCAAAGGTGCCCTTATGCTTTTTGTTCCCTGAAACATCCATGGAAAAACCTCTCACATGAAGCTTATACAGCTTCATCCGGTCCCTGGTTATCTCAGGAAAGCTGTCATATTTCCAGTCAAAATCACTACTGTCTATCCCGCATGCTATTTCGTAGTCATTATCACTTCTTGTTTTATCATTCCATTTTTCTCTGCCGAAAATTCTTGTGGCATAGGGATCTATGCACCTTTTTCCATTAATTCTAAAATAATATGCATACTCATTACCGCAAAAGCCATGAACTCTCACAGAGTAAAGAGAGCCTGTCGAATACTCACCGGGTATATCAAGCTCACAGGCTGTATTTCCTGATTTATCAAGTAAAACAATGCTGCATGCATCCTCTTTTTCTGCCGCGAAAGTGAATATCGCACTATCCCCGTCAATATAAGCACCTGTTTTTAAAAAGTTTCCCTTTGTTAATCGAAATTTCATGCAACACCATCCAATCAAAAATTCTAGTATTTATTTATTATACTAGTTTTGACTTTTTTTGTATAGAATAATTTGATATAATATAATAGTTACTTTAGATTACTATAAAGAAAGAGGTACAATATGGCAGAAAAAGCAACACCTGTTACACCTGAAGAGGCAGACGACATCCGCGTGACACTTGATCTGGACAACGGAAGTGTCGAATGCAAGATTATCACTATTTTTGATGCAGATCACAAGGATTACATAGCTCTTCTACCGTTAGACAAAAATGGCAACGAGAATGAGAGTGGCGAAGTGTATCTGTATCGCTATTTCGAGGACGAGGAAGGTCTTCCGAGAATAGAAAACATCGAATCCGACGACGAGTACGAGGCTGCTGCCGACAGATTCGATGAGCTTTTGGATGACGAAATGTTTGATGATATTTAATCATCTCTACTATTATTTTGTCTAGGTTCTTTACTTTCACGGACAAACCTGGAGGCTTGGGCTGATTTATCGTTTACCGACTTGACCGAGTAAACAGACAAGCTTGTCTTTGCACGGGTCATGCCGACATAAAACAGCCTTCGCTCCTCCTCTATGTCCTTTTCAAGCACAGCCTTTTTATACGGCATTATCCCTTCATTTGCATCAATTATATACACGTTTTCAAATTCAAGCCCCTTTGAGCTGTGAAGGGTTGCAAGTGTCACGGCATTAGGGTCACTTTCTTTCGATAAAGCCATAAGCTTCATCTGCTTTGTATATTCCCTTATATGCTCATACCACTCTTCATATGTAGCAAAGCCCTTGGCTCCTGACTGGATTTCATCCAGTATATCAAACAAATCCTCTTTATTTATATTTCGATACTCGGCATATTCAGCTAAAAAGTCGTCATAGCCAATCCCTCTTCTGATATAGTTTATGCTGGCATATGGATTCATCCGGCTTATAAGCTTCATGTCATACTCAAGCTTTTCTATCCGCTCAGCTATCCACGGCTTCTCATCAAACAGCTTAATCCACTCATCAAATGCCACAGTTGCATCACACAGGCTGTCTCTTGACAGATACCGCTTAGGTCTGTTCATAATCTGCAAAAAATCAGCTCTGTCTCTGCTGCCTCCTGCAATTCTTTGGTATGTAAACAAATCTCTGGCAATCCAGTGCTCATATATATTAGGTATATTATCCTTGGTTTTGAATGGGATATTATAGCTCATAAGCTGCTCTATAAGCTGTCTTGGCTGGGTATTTGTCCTGAAAAGCACCGCAAAGTCGCTGAATACAGCTCCCGCCTTTATCTTTTTATCTATATCGCGTATAAGAAAGATATTTTCGTCTCTTCTGTTTTCAAAATCAGCAAACGTAACAGGTGCCTTTGACTTGCTTGCCGCAATGATTTTCTTATCAAATCTCTCCCTGTTGTGCGAGATGAGATTCAGCGAGGCCTCCACTATATATCTGCCACATCTGTAATTAGTATCTAAAAGGATTCTTTTTGCATCCGGATAGTCCTTCTCAAACCCAAGCATTATCTCAGGCTTTGACCCTCTGAAGCGGTATATTGACTGGTCATCATCTCCTACAATAAACAGATTGTTCTGTGGAGCGGCAAGCATTTTTATAATCTCATACTGCAGACGGTTAATATCCTGAAACTCATCAATCAGTATGTATTTATACTTGTTCTGCCACAATGCCAGTATATCAGGTCTTTCCTTAAACAGCTCATAAGTATACGAGAGCATATCATCAAAATCAATAAGCCTGTTTTCCTTAAGCCTTGTCTCATATTTTTTATATATATCCCTGAATATTTCCTCACCACACACTCCCGAGTAGAAATTTTCTATATCAATGCGGCTGTTTTTAATCAGACTGATTTCAGCAAGTAAATTGCCTATAAACTCATTCTCATCCTTGTATTCAAGGCGGTAGTAGGATAAAATTTCCCTGATAAAGCCGTATCTCACAGACTCATCAGCAATATTGGCACTTGTAAAGCGATATGCATATTTGAGTATCGTAAAAAAGACAGCATGAAAAGTACCAAAAGATACGTTCACCCTCTCGTCTTTCATCAGTGAATTAAAACGCTCCTTCATCTCATTTGCAGCAGCCTTGGTAAAGGTGATAACTAAAATCTCAGAAGGCTTCACATGATGCTTTGTTATTAATTTTTTAGTCCTGTGTGTGATAACTGCGGTCTTACCGGAACCCGGTCCTGCTAAAACAAGCATAGCGCCATCCTTGTGTTCGATGGCGCCAAGCTGGGCTTTGTTAAAATTCATAAAATACCCTTTGTTAATAGATTAGTTATTAGAAAGCTTTTCTATGCCTTTCTTAATTCTGGCTATAGACTCCTCTTTGCCAAACACCTCCATAAGCTCTGTAGCTCCGCCCGGTGTCATCTGCTTGCCTGAAACAGCGGTACGGATTGGCCACATAACATAGCCTATCTTATAGCCCTTTTCTGTAGCATATGCCTTAAGAGTCTCAAAAAGTGCATCATTTGAGAAATCATCACAGCTTTCAAGAATAGGAACTACATCGTTTAATACCTCAAGTGATGTCTCTGGGTTTGTCTTCATCTTCTTGTGAGTATACATTGCAATATCATAATCCGGAAGCTCTTCAAAGAAATCAATATGTTCCTTGATATCAGGGAATATCTCAATACGTGTCTGGACCATTCTTGCTATCTTCCTAAGGTCATAATCCTTTGTGACAACCTCCTTAATGTATGGCAGTGCCATCTCATAGAATTTGTCAAAATCAAGCTTCTTTATATACTCTCCGTTCATCCATTTAAGCTTTGTGAAGTCGAATACAGCAGGTGATTTGCTCATATGATGATAATCAAACTTCTCAACAAGCTCAGGAAGTGACATGATCTCCTGATTGTCTGAAGGACTCCAGCCAAGAAGCGCTACAAAGTTTACAATAGCCTCTGTAAGGAATCCCTGATCCAGTAAATCTTCAAAGGATGAGTGACCGCATCTCTTTGAAAGCTTATGATGCTCCTCATCTGTGATAAGCGGACAGTGTACATATACAGGTACATCCCATCCAAATGCCTCATAAAGTCTGTTATACTTAGGGGATGATGAAAGATACTCGTTTCCTCTGACTACATGTGTGATGCCCATCAGGTGATCATCTACTACGTTTGCGAAATTGTATGTAGGATATCCGTCAGATTTGATAAGAATCATATCATCAAGCTCTGCATTATCTACTGTGATATCTCCGTAAATCTCATCCTCAAATGTGGTTGTGCCCTCTGTAGGGTTGTTCTGTCTGATAACATATGGCTTGCCGGCCGCGAGATTTGCCTCAATCTCCTCCTTTGACAGGTGCAAGCAGTGCTTGTCATATATAGAGATTTCCTTTCCTGCAACAGTTGTTTTAAGACTGTCAAGACGCTCCTTGTCACAGAAGCAGTAATATGCCTCTCCCTTGTCAATAAGTTCCTTTGCATACTTCATGTAGATACCCTGTGCCACACGCTCACTCTGCACATATGGACCGCATCCGCCATCCTTGTCAGGTCCCTCATCATGGACAAGTCCTGTCTCTTCGAGTGTCCTGTTTATAATATCAACAGCACCCTCCACCTGGCGTACCTGATCTGTATCCTCTATACGGAGAATGAAATCACCGCCCTCATGCTTTGCAATCAGATAAGCATACAGTGCTGTTCTTAAATTTCCTACATGCATTCTTCCTGTCGGGCTTGGTGCAAATCTTGTTCTAATCTTACTCATTTTAAAATGTGCTCCTCTATATTAATATTTTTTAGTCATTTTTCAATTTGAAATTATATAACAATATGGAAATTTTATCAATCCTCAGATTGAACTTCCATATCAAGCTCTGCGATTTTATTTAAAATTCTGTTTACCTCGTGGATTCTGTCACCAAGCTCGTTCCTGTGTGATAAAATCTCGCGTCTTAGCCTGGTTATAGTCTCCACATTGCAGGACATCCTGCCCCTTAATTTTTGTCTCCTGACTATAAGTTCATGCTTCTGCTCAACCATCTCCTTGTGATCCACAATAGCGTTTGTGTAGTTGAGCCATACTCTGGCATCGTAGAAGTCATTTTTACTAAGCACCGAAACAAGCTTTTTGCTGTTGTATTCCAGATCCTCGTTTGTCCTTCTGAAGCGCTCCTTGTCTTTTACAGCGAGAAGATACTGCTCATAGTTGTATACAAATTCCTTTGAATTCTTCACATGATACTTCTCGTATGTATAATCAACAGCATTTTTTATACTTACATACTTGATCTTTACTCTGTTTTCAAGAGCTACTGCTTTATTTTTGGATGCTGCAGCGCTTTTTACTTCATCTGAATAGCTTTGATATGTCAAAAGCACAAACGAGCCTGCAACCGCTGAAAGAAGTGCCCCGATAAGCATAAAGATAGTGGTATCGGCTCCATATACAATCTGCATCAGCGTGCATACAGCTACCACCACAGCAAAAAATATCACTAAAAGCACTGCGTACACCCTAAATGCCCGCTGTCTGCTTTTGGCATATTCACCATCTATATCGAACTGCACTTTTTCTCCCTCGAGATACCTCAGGTCTTTATTTATTACATCCAGACTGCTTTCGTTTTTTTCAAGACGCTTTATTGCCCGCGGAATCTCATCCTCCAGCTGCTGCATCTGCGCATACTGGCTGTCTGATATGCGGTTTTTGGTCTTTAAAAAATCACTTCTGGTCTTTTCGAGTGTCAATATGTTTGCAGCCGCATCATTCATGGTCTTTTTATCTGTCTCTGACATATTTTCCATCCTTTCTATGTCAGTCAGATAATTTGTGACAAGTGCATACTCTGTTCTGTTATCCTCGAGTTCTCTGGCGGCATCAACCATCTGTTCACATATTTCAACTACATTGAACCCTTTAGTACTCTCATCCGGTATACTCTCAATATGTAATTGTGTATCATCGGTCTTTTTTTTGCGTTTAAATAACATGCGCCCTGTAATCCTCTTTGTATTTCAAAATTGTTTCTTTTGGTCTGCCCTCATCGCAACCATCTGAAGCTTCTGCATATACGCCCTTTAATACGTTGTCCAGATTATTTATTTCCTGCTCTGTGACACTATATTCCCTGACAATACGGGCATATCCTATGTCGTTATTATCAAGCTTATAGGCATATAGACAAGACCACAGTGATTTTCTGTCCCCATTTTGCCTGAAAGCCTCAAGATATAAATCCGCTGCTATATCAAACAAAAACAGCTGCACATAGGCTGTAGCCAGATTGTGATATATGTTTCCGTACAATTCACGCTCAGTATGCTTTGCATCCTCACATGACAGCAGCTTTTTGTATTCAAAAATTGCTGCAGTGTACTTTTTCTTCTCCATCAGTCTGTCTGCCCTGATTTTCAAGCACTCAAACTCGCTCTTTTCCTCGAGCTCCTTAAGTGCATCATGTGTGTTCTTAAGCTCCTCCTTAGTGCAGTAGCCGCTGTACTCAAGCAGCTCAGTCACAAAAGCAGACAGTCTGCCGTTTGTGGATATAATGGTTCTAAGATGCATGGCAAGCTTTGGCAGATGTGCATGGTTTTCAATCCAGGTGCACAGCTCAAGACTCATAAAGTCATCATCCAAAAGATATGTATTGTTGATTATATAATAATTAAGCTCCTCTATTGAGTAAACATTTATAGACACACCCTCTATGTAATAGGGCATGGCTGCTATAGCTTCATTACACAGTAATAATTCTCCCATATACCCTCCTACATAGTCATCTCATAGTGCCAGACTTTGCCCGAGCTCATAAATATTTCGCCAAATCCTAAATCCTTAATCTCTATATCTATCCTGTCATCAGATACAGGTGTCGCCGTAATTCTGATGCGTGTAGCCCTATCCGGCCTGGGCGGCATATCCGTAAGTCTTAGTGTCTCAATCTTTGCCTCCCGGCTTTTAGGAAGCTGCTTCCAGAAATCCACCTCATAAGAGCCTGA
It encodes the following:
- a CDS encoding ATP-dependent helicase, encoding MNFNKAQLGAIEHKDGAMLVLAGPGSGKTAVITHRTKKLITKHHVKPSEILVITFTKAAANEMKERFNSLMKDERVNVSFGTFHAVFFTILKYAYRFTSANIADESVRYGFIREILSYYRLEYKDENEFIGNLLAEISLIKNSRIDIENFYSGVCGEEIFRDIYKKYETRLKENRLIDFDDMLSYTYELFKERPDILALWQNKYKYILIDEFQDINRLQYEIIKMLAAPQNNLFIVGDDDQSIYRFRGSKPEIMLGFEKDYPDAKRILLDTNYRCGRYIVEASLNLISHNRERFDKKIIAASKSKAPVTFADFENRRDENIFLIRDIDKKIKAGAVFSDFAVLFRTNTQPRQLIEQLMSYNIPFKTKDNIPNIYEHWIARDLFTYQRIAGGSRDRADFLQIMNRPKRYLSRDSLCDATVAFDEWIKLFDEKPWIAERIEKLEYDMKLISRMNPYASINYIRRGIGYDDFLAEYAEYRNINKEDLFDILDEIQSGAKGFATYEEWYEHIREYTKQMKLMALSKESDPNAVTLATLHSSKGLEFENVYIIDANEGIMPYKKAVLEKDIEEERRLFYVGMTRAKTSLSVYSVKSVNDKSAQASRFVRESKEPRQNNSRDD
- a CDS encoding alpha-amylase family glycosyl hydrolase, with the translated sequence MKFRLTKGNFLKTGAYIDGDSAIFTFAAEKEDACSIVLLDKSGNTACELDIPGEYSTGSLYSVRVHGFCGNEYAYYFRINGKRCIDPYATRIFGREKWNDKTRSDNDYEIACGIDSSDFDWKYDSFPEITRDRMKLYKLHVRGFSMDVSGNKKHKGTFEAVSDRINYIKKLGFTSILLMPVYEFEEMTIPVKHDIPEYAKPKYSLKDEQSVHTENDKVNFWGYTSGNYFAVKASYASDASDASNELRRLVERLHKNGMECIVEMYFPDRTDHNLILDALRYWVMSFHVDGFKLLGDRLPVTAIVQDALLSRTKILYDGFDMSVVPQNRTYENLYIDKEEYQFAARMMLNHINCNMYELLNQQKKQGENVGFINYISSNNGFTLSDLFMYNDRHNEANGEKNADGPSWNFSNNYGCEGPSRKRFIREIRKLKWKDAMLLLFLAQGVPMIMAGDEICNSQDGNNNAYCQDNPTGWVNWSNEHSRRENIRFLTRLIKFRDEHPVISCPKPFKFSDYKAVGYPDLSYHCKNAWIGECDATKLCVGVMYCGDYNEVNKDYVYVAYNFYSSREKLALPKLKKGMKWYAVCDSTLKEPFYDTPVLCENQQYADVSPQSVYILIGR
- a CDS encoding DUF1292 domain-containing protein translates to MAEKATPVTPEEADDIRVTLDLDNGSVECKIITIFDADHKDYIALLPLDKNGNENESGEVYLYRYFEDEEGLPRIENIESDDEYEAAADRFDELLDDEMFDDI
- the gltX gene encoding glutamate--tRNA ligase; translation: MSKIRTRFAPSPTGRMHVGNLRTALYAYLIAKHEGGDFILRIEDTDQVRQVEGAVDIINRTLEETGLVHDEGPDKDGGCGPYVQSERVAQGIYMKYAKELIDKGEAYYCFCDKERLDSLKTTVAGKEISIYDKHCLHLSKEEIEANLAAGKPYVIRQNNPTEGTTTFEDEIYGDITVDNAELDDMILIKSDGYPTYNFANVVDDHLMGITHVVRGNEYLSSSPKYNRLYEAFGWDVPVYVHCPLITDEEHHKLSKRCGHSSFEDLLDQGFLTEAIVNFVALLGWSPSDNQEIMSLPELVEKFDYHHMSKSPAVFDFTKLKWMNGEYIKKLDFDKFYEMALPYIKEVVTKDYDLRKIARMVQTRIEIFPDIKEHIDFFEELPDYDIAMYTHKKMKTNPETSLEVLNDVVPILESCDDFSNDALFETLKAYATEKGYKIGYVMWPIRTAVSGKQMTPGGATELMEVFGKEESIARIKKGIEKLSNN